The following are encoded together in the Longimicrobium sp. genome:
- a CDS encoding YciI family protein has protein sequence MRFLMMVKASRDSEAGVLPGEELLAAMGKYNEELAKAGVLLAAEGLHPTSRGARVRFTEEGRTVVDGPFTEAKELVAGFWLIQAKSRDEAVEWARRCPNPTPGSEGEIEIRQVFEMADFDAAQH, from the coding sequence ATGCGATTCTTGATGATGGTGAAGGCGAGCCGCGACTCCGAGGCGGGCGTGCTGCCCGGCGAGGAGCTGCTCGCCGCGATGGGAAAGTACAACGAGGAGCTGGCCAAGGCCGGCGTCCTGCTCGCCGCGGAGGGGCTGCACCCCACTTCGCGAGGCGCCCGCGTGCGCTTCACCGAGGAGGGGCGCACGGTGGTGGACGGCCCGTTCACCGAGGCGAAGGAGCTGGTCGCCGGGTTCTGGCTGATCCAGGCGAAGTCCAGGGACGAGGCGGTGGAGTGGGCTCGCCGCTGCCCCAACCCCACGCCCGGCAGCGAGGGCGAGATCGAGATCCGCCAGGTGTTCGAGATGGCGGACTTCGACGCCGCGCAGCACTGA
- a CDS encoding DoxX family protein encodes MTTQAIGHAAPRATSLSIPASRLWTGRVLTAIPILFLAFDGAGKVANVAPVREAMAQLGYPADVGVGIGIILLACVALYAIPRTAVLGAILLTGYLGGAIATHVRVGNPLFSHILFPVYIAAMVWGGLYLRDARLLALVPLRTAE; translated from the coding sequence ATGACTACCCAGGCAATCGGCCACGCGGCCCCGCGCGCCACCTCGCTCTCCATCCCCGCCTCGCGGCTCTGGACCGGCCGGGTGCTGACGGCGATCCCCATCCTCTTCCTGGCCTTCGACGGCGCCGGCAAGGTGGCGAACGTCGCGCCGGTACGGGAGGCGATGGCGCAGCTCGGCTACCCCGCGGACGTGGGCGTCGGCATCGGCATCATCCTGCTGGCGTGCGTGGCGCTCTACGCGATCCCGCGCACCGCGGTCCTCGGCGCGATCCTGCTGACCGGCTACCTGGGCGGCGCCATCGCGACGCACGTGCGCGTCGGCAACCCGCTCTTCAGCCACATTCTCTTCCCCGTCTACATCGCCGCGATGGTCTGGGGCGGGCTTTACCTGCGCGACGCGAGGCTCCTCGCCCTGGTTCCGCTGCGGACGGCGGAGTAG
- a CDS encoding metalloregulator ArsR/SmtB family transcription factor, whose product MAEDRLSMTFAALADPTRRAILARLSGGEATVTELAEPFEISLPAVSKHLKVLERAGLIERGREAQWRPCRLKAERLREVDQWVDQYRKFWEDSLGRLDEYLKQLQTRVRSDDGTGE is encoded by the coding sequence ATGGCGGAAGACCGGCTCAGCATGACGTTCGCGGCGCTCGCCGATCCGACGAGGCGGGCGATCCTCGCGCGGTTGAGTGGCGGCGAGGCGACGGTGACGGAGCTGGCGGAGCCGTTCGAGATCAGCCTTCCGGCGGTGTCCAAGCATCTCAAGGTGCTGGAAAGGGCGGGGCTGATCGAGAGGGGGCGCGAGGCGCAGTGGCGTCCATGCCGGCTCAAGGCGGAGCGGTTGAGGGAGGTGGACCAGTGGGTGGATCAGTACCGGAAGTTCTGGGAGGACAGCCTCGGACGATTGGACGAGTACCTCAAGCAACTCCAGACCAGGGTGAGGAGCGATGACGGCACAGGGGAATGA
- a CDS encoding YciI family protein, with translation MRYMIMFKTEKDFEGIPACKDLAQMGVFMQELKEKGVLLATEGLHPSERGARVRLAGGKLNVTDGPFAEAKELVAGFALVEVPSMDDAVQLAGQFLGVAGEGTSEVREVIV, from the coding sequence ATGCGCTACATGATCATGTTCAAGACCGAGAAGGACTTCGAAGGAATCCCCGCGTGCAAGGACCTGGCGCAGATGGGGGTGTTCATGCAGGAGCTCAAGGAAAAGGGCGTGCTGCTCGCGACCGAGGGGCTGCATCCGAGCGAGAGGGGCGCGCGCGTGCGCCTCGCCGGCGGCAAGCTGAACGTGACGGACGGCCCCTTCGCCGAAGCCAAGGAGCTGGTGGCCGGGTTCGCGCTGGTCGAGGTGCCCTCGATGGACGACGCGGTGCAGCTCGCGGGGCAGTTCCTCGGTGTGGCGGGCGAGGGGACCTCCGAGGTCCGCGAAGTGATCGTGTGA
- a CDS encoding DoxX family protein: MSIFEPSPSPWAGRVLSIFRIVAGLIFITSGTMKLFEYPPGPPGMEPIPLMSQMGIGGLLEVVGGALIVIGLFTRPVAFVLSGMMAVAYFQFHAPMGFFPTSNGGIPAIMYCFFFFYLVFAGAGEWSVDAAIARSRRRGVSKS, encoded by the coding sequence ATGTCGATCTTCGAGCCGTCGCCCTCGCCGTGGGCTGGACGCGTGCTGAGCATCTTTCGCATCGTGGCGGGGCTGATCTTCATCACGTCGGGGACGATGAAGCTGTTCGAGTACCCGCCGGGGCCTCCCGGAATGGAGCCCATTCCGCTGATGTCGCAGATGGGGATCGGGGGGCTGCTGGAGGTAGTGGGAGGCGCGCTGATCGTCATCGGGCTCTTTACGCGCCCGGTCGCGTTCGTCCTCTCGGGGATGATGGCGGTGGCGTACTTCCAGTTCCACGCGCCGATGGGGTTCTTTCCCACCTCCAACGGCGGGATCCCGGCGATCATGTACTGCTTCTTCTTTTTCTACCTGGTGTTCGCGGGCGCGGGAGAGTGGAGCGTGGACGCGGCGATCGCACGCTCGCGGCGAAGGGGCGTGTCGAAATCGTGA
- a CDS encoding SRPBCC family protein: protein MTAQGNDAAGEREIILSRTYDAPRELVWEAWTREEHKAKWWGPNGFTTTTSEMEVRPGGVWRFIMHGPDGTDYPNLVEYIEVVEPERLVYNHGDGVTRERDFHVTVTFTEENGGTNVTSRMRFQTADQVREAVGFGAVELGKQTFARLVEHLKTM from the coding sequence ATGACGGCACAGGGGAATGACGCCGCAGGCGAGCGCGAGATCATCCTTTCGCGCACGTACGATGCGCCGCGCGAGCTGGTGTGGGAGGCGTGGACCCGCGAGGAGCACAAGGCGAAGTGGTGGGGGCCGAACGGCTTCACCACCACCACCTCGGAGATGGAGGTGAGGCCGGGAGGGGTGTGGCGCTTCATCATGCACGGGCCCGACGGCACCGACTACCCGAACCTCGTCGAATACATCGAGGTGGTGGAGCCCGAGCGCCTCGTCTACAACCACGGCGACGGCGTGACCCGCGAGCGCGACTTCCACGTGACGGTGACGTTCACGGAGGAGAACGGCGGGACGAACGTCACCTCGCGGATGCGCTTCCAGACCGCCGACCAGGTGCGGGAGGCCGTCGGCTTCGGCGCGGTGGAGCTGGGCAAGCAGACGTTCGCGCGGCTGGTGGAGCACCTGAAGACCATGTAG